The following coding sequences lie in one Pseudomonas monsensis genomic window:
- a CDS encoding SDR family oxidoreductase codes for MSMTFSGQVAVVTGAANGIGRATAQAFAAEGLKVVVADLDTAGGEGTVALIRTAGGEATFVRCNVTVESEVKSLMDEVINTYGRLDYAFNNAGIEIEKGKLAEGSMDEFDAIMGVNVKGVWLCMKYQLPLLLAQGGGAIVNTASVAGLGAAPKMSIYAASKHAVIGLTKSAAIEYAKKKIRVNAVCPAVIDTDMFRRAYEADPKKGEFANAMHPVGRIGKVEEIASAVLYLCSDGAAFTTGHSLAVDGGVTAF; via the coding sequence ATGAGCATGACGTTTTCCGGTCAGGTTGCCGTGGTCACTGGCGCTGCCAACGGCATCGGCCGCGCGACCGCCCAGGCGTTCGCCGCCGAAGGTCTGAAAGTAGTGGTGGCCGATCTGGACACGGCGGGGGGCGAAGGCACCGTAGCGCTGATTCGTACAGCCGGTGGCGAAGCGACCTTCGTACGTTGCAACGTAACCGTTGAAAGCGAAGTGAAAAGTCTGATGGACGAGGTGATCAATACCTACGGTCGTCTTGACTACGCCTTCAACAATGCCGGTATCGAAATCGAGAAGGGCAAGCTGGCCGAGGGCTCGATGGACGAGTTCGACGCGATCATGGGCGTCAACGTCAAAGGCGTCTGGTTGTGCATGAAGTATCAGTTGCCGCTGTTGCTGGCTCAGGGCGGCGGCGCGATCGTCAACACGGCGTCGGTGGCCGGCCTCGGTGCGGCGCCGAAAATGAGCATCTACGCAGCCTCGAAACACGCGGTGATCGGCCTGACCAAGTCGGCGGCCATCGAATACGCGAAAAAGAAAATCCGCGTCAACGCAGTGTGCCCGGCGGTGATCGACACCGACATGTTCCGCCGCGCCTATGAGGCGGATCCGAAGAAAGGCGAATTCGCCAACGCCATGCATCCGGTCGGCCGTATCGGCAAGGTCGAAGAAATCGCCAGTGCCGTGCTTTATCTGTGCAGCGACGGTGCGGCGTTCACCACCGGGCATTCCCTGGCGGTGGACGGCGGCGTGACCGCGTTCTGA
- a CDS encoding NADP-dependent oxidoreductase, with protein sequence MTSQTNRQFLLAKRPVGAATRETFTYQEVPVGEPAQGQILVKNQYLSLDPAMRGWMNEGKSYIPPVGIGEVMRALGVGQVIASNNPGFAVGDYVNGAIGVQDYFLGEPRGFYKVDPKLAPLPVYLSALGMTGMTAYFALLDVGAPKAGDTVVLSGAAGAVGSIAGQIAKIKGCRVVGIAGGADKCKFLVDELGFDGAIDYKNEDVIAGLKRECPKGVDVYFDNVGGDILDAVLSRLNLKARVVICGAISQYNNKEAVKGPANYLSLLVNRARMEGFVVMDYAAQYASAAQEMAGWMAKGQLKSKEDIVEGLQTFPETLMKLFSGENFGKLVLKV encoded by the coding sequence ATGACTTCCCAGACCAATCGCCAGTTCCTGCTCGCCAAACGCCCGGTGGGTGCCGCAACCCGCGAGACTTTCACCTATCAGGAAGTGCCGGTCGGCGAACCGGCGCAAGGCCAGATTCTGGTCAAGAACCAATACCTGTCCCTCGACCCGGCCATGCGCGGCTGGATGAACGAGGGCAAATCGTACATTCCACCGGTGGGCATCGGTGAAGTCATGCGTGCCTTGGGTGTCGGCCAGGTGATCGCCTCGAACAATCCGGGTTTTGCGGTCGGGGACTACGTCAACGGTGCCATTGGTGTGCAGGATTATTTCCTTGGCGAGCCCAGAGGTTTCTATAAAGTCGATCCGAAACTGGCGCCGCTGCCGGTGTATCTGTCCGCGCTGGGCATGACCGGCATGACCGCCTACTTCGCCCTGCTCGACGTGGGCGCACCGAAGGCGGGCGACACCGTGGTTCTCTCGGGTGCTGCGGGTGCGGTGGGCAGCATTGCCGGACAAATTGCCAAGATCAAAGGCTGCCGCGTGGTCGGCATTGCCGGTGGCGCCGACAAGTGCAAATTCCTTGTCGATGAACTGGGCTTCGACGGCGCCATCGACTACAAGAACGAAGACGTGATCGCCGGGCTTAAACGCGAATGCCCGAAAGGCGTCGACGTGTATTTCGATAACGTCGGCGGTGACATCCTCGACGCGGTGCTGAGCCGTTTGAACCTGAAGGCACGGGTGGTGATCTGTGGCGCCATCAGCCAGTACAACAATAAAGAAGCGGTCAAGGGCCCGGCCAACTACCTGTCGCTGCTGGTCAACCGTGCGCGGATGGAAGGCTTTGTGGTGATGGACTACGCGGCGCAATACGCCAGTGCTGCACAGGAAATGGCCGGCTGGATGGCCAAGGGGCAGCTCAAGAGCAAGGAAGACATCGTCGAAGGTCTGCAGACCTTTCCGGAAACGCTGATGAAATTGTTCAGCGGGGAGAACTTCGGCAAGTTGGTGCTGAAAGTCTGA
- the pyrF gene encoding orotidine-5'-phosphate decarboxylase → MSACQTPIIVALDFPTRDAALKLADQLDPKLCRVKVGKELFTSCAAEIVGTLRDKGFEVFLDLKFHDIPNTTAMAVKAAAEMGVWMVNVHCSGGLRMMAACREELDKRSGPQPLLIGVTVLTSMEREDLAGIGLDIEPQEQVLRLAALAEKAGMDGLVCSALEATALKTAHPSLQLVTPGIRPAGSSQDDQRRILTPRQALDAGSDYLVIGRPISQAADPAKALASVVAEIA, encoded by the coding sequence ATGTCCGCCTGCCAGACTCCTATCATCGTCGCCCTGGATTTCCCCACCCGTGACGCCGCACTGAAGCTGGCCGACCAGTTGGACCCGAAACTGTGCCGGGTCAAAGTGGGCAAGGAACTGTTCACCAGTTGCGCCGCGGAAATTGTCGGCACCCTGCGTGACAAAGGCTTCGAGGTGTTCCTCGACCTGAAATTCCACGACATTCCCAACACCACCGCAATGGCCGTGAAAGCCGCTGCCGAGATGGGCGTGTGGATGGTCAACGTGCATTGCTCCGGTGGCCTGCGCATGATGGCGGCCTGCCGTGAAGAGCTGGACAAACGCAGCGGCCCGCAGCCATTGCTGATTGGCGTGACCGTGTTGACCAGCATGGAGCGCGAGGATCTGGCCGGTATCGGTCTGGACATCGAGCCCCAGGAGCAGGTGCTGCGTCTGGCGGCGCTGGCCGAGAAGGCCGGAATGGACGGTCTGGTGTGCTCGGCGCTGGAAGCCACGGCACTGAAAACCGCGCACCCGTCGCTGCAACTGGTGACCCCGGGGATTCGCCCGGCGGGCAGTTCGCAGGACGATCAGCGTCGCATTCTGACCCCGCGTCAGGCGCTGGATGCAGGTTCCGATTATCTGGTGATCGGCCGTCCGATCAGCCAGGCGGCGGATCCGGCCAAGGCACTGGCTTCGGTCGTGGCCGAAATCGCTTAA
- a CDS encoding response regulator codes for MHNTQSTMTDEHKDDKRWSIRALIVDDDVPIRELMIDYLARFNIHASGVTDGAAMRQAMLAEHFDVVVLDLMLPGEDGLSLCRWLRAESDIPILMLTARCEPTDRIIGLELGADDYMAKPFEPRELVARIQTILRRVRDDRTEQRANIRFDNWRLNSVLRQLIADDGLVVPLSNAEFRLLWVFIERPRRVLSREQLLDAARGRSIEAFDRSIDLLVSRLRQKLGDDPKAPQLIKTVRGEGYLFDARDIG; via the coding sequence ATGCACAACACCCAAAGCACCATGACGGATGAGCATAAAGACGACAAGCGCTGGAGCATCCGCGCCCTGATCGTCGACGACGACGTGCCGATCCGTGAGTTGATGATCGACTATCTGGCCCGTTTCAACATTCACGCCAGCGGCGTCACCGACGGCGCAGCCATGCGTCAGGCGATGCTGGCCGAGCATTTCGACGTGGTGGTGCTCGATCTGATGCTGCCTGGCGAAGACGGCTTGTCGCTATGCCGCTGGCTGCGCGCCGAATCGGACATCCCGATTCTGATGCTCACCGCCCGTTGCGAACCCACCGACCGCATCATCGGCCTGGAACTGGGCGCCGACGACTACATGGCCAAACCGTTCGAACCACGGGAGCTGGTGGCACGGATCCAGACCATCCTGCGCCGGGTGCGCGACGACCGTACCGAGCAGCGAGCCAACATTCGCTTCGACAACTGGCGCCTGAACAGCGTCTTGCGCCAGTTGATCGCCGACGACGGCCTCGTGGTGCCACTGTCCAACGCCGAATTCCGTCTGCTCTGGGTGTTTATCGAACGCCCGCGCCGGGTACTGAGCCGCGAACAATTGCTCGATGCCGCCCGGGGTCGTTCGATCGAAGCGTTCGACCGCAGCATTGATCTGCTGGTGTCGCGCCTGCGGCAGAAACTCGGCGACGATCCCAAAGCACCGCAGTTGATCAAAACCGTGCGCGGTGAGGGTTACCTGTTCGACGCCAGGGACATCGGCTGA
- a CDS encoding sensor histidine kinase, which yields MRARFDTLFGRLFGVLFVAIVLAHLLAFAWFHHYGPPPPPPPPEFAQNAEGQPLPRDLRYPPHPPRPWFGGPVVPLTFQFITLMIAAWYGAKLLSRPIQRLSDAAERLSEDLDSPPLDESGPREARQAAHTFNLMQQRIREQVQQRARMLGAVSHDLRTPLSRLKLRLENISDDKLQSQMRQDLNDMIDMLDATLTYLHEQRTSEALQLMDVQALVESLCENAQDQGADVQVSGHCAPLPVQPMALRSCINNLMDNALRYAGQARIELQDQREQLLIRVIDHGPGIAEDKREAVFEPFYRLEGSRNRNSGGVGLGMTIAREAAQRLGGQLNLEETPGGGLTAIIRLPRT from the coding sequence ATGCGAGCGCGCTTCGACACGTTGTTCGGCCGCCTGTTTGGCGTGCTGTTCGTGGCGATTGTCCTGGCGCACCTGCTGGCCTTTGCCTGGTTTCACCATTACGGTCCACCGCCCCCACCACCGCCCCCGGAGTTTGCGCAAAATGCCGAGGGGCAGCCGCTGCCACGGGACCTTCGTTACCCGCCACACCCACCGCGCCCATGGTTCGGCGGCCCGGTGGTGCCCCTGACGTTTCAGTTCATCACCCTGATGATTGCCGCGTGGTACGGCGCCAAGTTGCTCAGTCGACCGATCCAGCGCCTGAGCGACGCCGCCGAGCGCCTCAGCGAAGACCTCGACAGCCCGCCGCTGGACGAGTCCGGCCCACGGGAGGCGCGGCAAGCGGCACACACCTTCAACCTGATGCAGCAACGCATTCGCGAACAGGTCCAGCAACGCGCGCGGATGCTCGGCGCCGTCTCCCACGACCTGCGCACACCGCTGTCACGCCTGAAACTGCGCCTGGAAAACATCAGCGATGACAAGCTGCAAAGCCAGATGCGTCAGGATCTGAACGACATGATCGACATGCTCGACGCCACCCTCACCTACCTGCACGAACAGCGCACCAGCGAGGCGCTGCAATTGATGGACGTGCAGGCCCTGGTCGAATCGCTCTGCGAAAACGCTCAGGACCAGGGCGCGGACGTGCAGGTCAGCGGCCACTGCGCACCGTTGCCCGTGCAGCCGATGGCCTTGCGTTCGTGCATCAACAACCTGATGGACAATGCCTTGCGCTATGCCGGACAGGCACGCATCGAATTGCAGGATCAGCGCGAGCAACTGCTGATTCGCGTGATCGACCACGGCCCGGGGATTGCCGAAGACAAACGTGAGGCGGTGTTCGAACCGTTTTATCGCCTGGAAGGCTCGCGCAACCGCAACTCCGGCGGTGTAGGTCTGGGCATGACCATCGCGCGCGAGGCGGCGCAGCGGCTGGGCGGGCAGCTGAATCTGGAAGAAACACCCGGCGGCGGCCTGACCGCCATCATCCGCCTGCCGCGCACCTGA
- the xopAW gene encoding XopAW family type III secretion system calcium-binding effector, translated as MIGSVSNYTSYTSTSSTSTHNARSQQLQKQLFAKLDSNGDGAVNQDELNSALSEKSDDGLLVNLSKQFGDLDSDGSGSLSAEEMTAMTPPPPPRDQAPNTDLADALISALDTDGDGAISSDELSSGLTSAGSSADSNQIFSALDKNKDGTVSQDELTASLTPPPPPPEANSDELFSQLDTDADGSVTATELSSALQTRDSTSTTSTDNTAALLKVLDSDSSGGVSSDELKAALQAGGERPDEEQTASAQTTAEALNRMIANLSKQYSLTSTAPVGKYLNVAT; from the coding sequence ATGATCGGTAGCGTCAGCAACTACACGAGCTATACCAGTACCAGCAGCACCTCCACGCACAACGCCCGCAGCCAGCAACTGCAAAAGCAACTGTTCGCCAAACTCGACAGCAACGGCGACGGCGCGGTGAATCAGGACGAACTGAATAGCGCCCTGTCGGAGAAATCCGACGATGGCCTGCTGGTCAACCTGAGCAAACAGTTCGGTGATCTGGACAGCGACGGCAGCGGCAGCCTCAGCGCCGAAGAAATGACCGCGATGACCCCGCCGCCACCGCCCCGCGACCAGGCCCCGAACACCGACCTGGCCGACGCCCTGATCAGCGCCCTCGACACCGACGGCGACGGCGCCATCAGCAGCGACGAACTGAGCAGCGGCCTGACCAGCGCCGGCAGCAGCGCCGACAGCAACCAGATCTTCTCGGCCCTGGACAAGAACAAGGACGGTACTGTCAGCCAGGACGAACTCACCGCCAGCCTGACCCCGCCGCCCCCACCGCCAGAAGCGAACAGTGACGAACTGTTCAGCCAGCTCGACACCGATGCCGACGGCAGCGTGACCGCTACCGAACTGAGCAGCGCGCTGCAGACCCGCGACAGCACCTCGACCACCAGCACCGACAACACCGCCGCTCTGCTCAAGGTGCTGGATAGCGACAGCAGTGGCGGTGTCAGCAGTGATGAGCTGAAAGCCGCTTTACAGGCAGGTGGTGAACGGCCGGATGAAGAGCAGACGGCTTCTGCGCAGACGACTGCCGAAGCGCTGAACCGTATGATTGCCAACCTGAGCAAGCAGTATTCACTGACCAGTACGGCACCGGTGGGCAAATATCTCAACGTTGCCACGTAA
- a CDS encoding AI-2E family transporter encodes MLNNDRLLVQILLLVLFGASLWVMAPFWSALFWGAVLAFASWPLMRLLTRWLNGRESLAAAILTLGWMLLVAVPLVWLGFNLADHVRDATAFIKDVQVDGLPEAPAWLGTLPFVGERLVGIWNSIDQQGAALMVSVKPYLGQVGNWLLARSAQIGGGILELTLSIVFVFFFYRDGPRLAAFVHGLLQRLIGERAGYYIELVAGTVQRVVNGVIGTAAAQAVLALIGFLIAGVPGALVLGIVTFLLSLIPMGPPLVWVPATAWLAWKGEYGMAVFLGIWGTFIISGVDNVLKPYLISRGGNLPLVIVLLGVFGGLIAFGFIGLFIGPTLLAVAYSLLTDWSKSQVRVEDRR; translated from the coding sequence ATGCTCAATAACGATCGACTGCTGGTGCAGATCCTGCTGCTGGTGTTGTTTGGCGCCAGCCTGTGGGTGATGGCGCCGTTCTGGTCGGCGCTGTTCTGGGGCGCAGTACTGGCGTTTGCCAGCTGGCCACTGATGCGCCTGCTGACCCGCTGGCTCAATGGTCGCGAATCCCTGGCGGCGGCGATCCTGACCCTGGGCTGGATGTTGCTGGTGGCGGTGCCGCTGGTGTGGCTGGGGTTCAATCTGGCCGATCATGTGCGCGATGCCACGGCGTTCATCAAGGATGTACAGGTGGACGGCTTGCCCGAAGCGCCGGCCTGGCTCGGCACGTTGCCATTTGTGGGCGAACGGCTGGTGGGCATCTGGAACAGCATCGATCAGCAGGGCGCGGCCCTGATGGTGTCGGTCAAACCCTATCTGGGACAGGTCGGCAACTGGCTGCTGGCGCGCAGTGCGCAGATCGGTGGCGGGATTCTCGAACTGACCCTGAGCATTGTCTTTGTGTTCTTTTTCTACCGTGACGGGCCGCGACTGGCGGCGTTTGTTCATGGGTTGCTGCAGCGCTTGATCGGCGAACGCGCGGGTTATTACATCGAACTGGTGGCCGGTACGGTGCAGCGGGTGGTCAACGGGGTAATCGGGACGGCGGCGGCACAGGCCGTGCTGGCGCTGATCGGGTTTTTGATTGCCGGAGTTCCCGGGGCGTTGGTGTTGGGGATCGTGACGTTTCTGCTGAGTCTGATTCCGATGGGGCCGCCGCTGGTCTGGGTACCGGCCACGGCCTGGCTGGCGTGGAAGGGTGAGTATGGGATGGCGGTGTTTCTCGGGATCTGGGGGACGTTCATCATCAGTGGCGTGGATAACGTGCTCAAGCCGTATCTGATCAGCCGTGGCGGTAATCTGCCGTTGGTGATTGTGTTGCTAGGGGTGTTTGGCGGGTTGATTGCGTTTGGGTTTATCGGGTTGTTTATTGGGCCTACGCTGTTGGCGGTGGCTTATAGTTTGTTGACGGATTGGAGTAAGAGTCAGGTTCGGGTTGAGGATCGGCGTTGA
- a CDS encoding DUF4892 domain-containing protein: MRSLGLLVLCCCSSLSFAADVPGSQDLQIVPRLADAQIVDYRPPVELERIYPLGSIRKISGQLRFDGQVTARGQTSSVTYELPPEHSATEAFTAAREALQKQGAGLLFWCQARDCGESSLWANEVFGNAKLYGADEQQAYLLLRLAAPQDNTLVALYSITRGNRKAYLHVEQFEAMAPLGELLPTSATLLRQLKSTGELHFPQLVNEPDDTWLRLISRGLNLDTTQRVTVSGPKAEAWRQALINQGVRAARMETGSVDGAGLRIELLR; the protein is encoded by the coding sequence ATGCGCTCACTCGGTCTGTTGGTGCTGTGCTGTTGCAGTTCCTTGTCATTCGCCGCCGATGTGCCGGGCAGTCAGGATCTGCAGATCGTGCCGCGTCTGGCCGATGCGCAAATCGTCGATTATCGGCCTCCGGTCGAGCTGGAGCGGATCTACCCGTTGGGCTCGATTCGCAAGATCAGCGGGCAGTTGCGCTTCGACGGGCAGGTCACTGCCCGTGGCCAGACCAGCTCGGTGACCTACGAATTACCCCCGGAACATTCCGCTACCGAGGCGTTTACCGCCGCGCGTGAAGCCCTGCAAAAACAGGGCGCCGGGTTGTTGTTCTGGTGCCAGGCCCGTGATTGCGGCGAAAGCAGCCTGTGGGCCAACGAGGTGTTCGGCAACGCCAAACTGTACGGTGCCGACGAGCAGCAGGCGTATCTGCTGTTGAGGCTGGCGGCACCACAGGACAACACACTGGTGGCGCTTTACAGCATCACCCGCGGCAATCGCAAAGCCTATCTGCACGTCGAGCAGTTCGAGGCGATGGCGCCGCTGGGCGAGCTGCTGCCGACCTCGGCGACCTTGCTGCGCCAGCTCAAGAGCACCGGCGAACTGCATTTTCCCCAATTGGTGAATGAGCCCGATGACACCTGGTTACGCCTGATTTCGCGTGGCCTGAACCTCGATACCACCCAGCGGGTGACGGTTTCCGGGCCCAAAGCCGAGGCCTGGCGCCAGGCCCTGATCAATCAGGGCGTGCGTGCCGCCCGGATGGAAACCGGCAGCGTCGACGGCGCTGGCCTGCGCATCGAGCTGTTGCGATAA
- a CDS encoding alpha/beta hydrolase, with product MSPTFEEVRLSLPHIELAAHLFGPEDGLPVIALHGWLDNANSFARLAPKLKGLRIIALDMAGHGHSGHRPNGAGYALWDYAHDVLQVAEQLGWQRFGLLGHSMGAIVSLVLAGSLPERISHLALIDGVIPPTDKGENAAERMGMALQAQLDLREKRKPVYHTLDRAIEARMKGLVAVSREAAQLLAQRGLMPVPGGYTWRTDNRLTLPSPLRLTEEQAMAFVQRIQCPAHLVVAADGMLARHPALLERLPFSREQLPGGHHLHLNDEAGADLVADCFNRFFAIP from the coding sequence ATGAGCCCGACCTTCGAAGAAGTGCGCCTGAGCCTGCCGCATATCGAGCTGGCGGCGCATTTGTTCGGCCCCGAGGACGGTCTGCCGGTGATCGCACTGCATGGCTGGCTCGACAACGCCAACAGCTTCGCGCGGCTGGCCCCGAAGCTCAAAGGCCTGCGCATCATTGCTCTGGACATGGCCGGGCACGGCCATTCCGGGCATCGTCCGAACGGTGCTGGTTATGCACTCTGGGACTATGCCCATGACGTGCTGCAAGTGGCCGAACAACTGGGCTGGCAGCGCTTTGGCCTGCTCGGGCATTCGATGGGCGCCATTGTTTCGCTGGTGCTGGCGGGTTCGCTGCCGGAACGCATCAGCCACCTGGCGTTGATTGACGGGGTGATTCCTCCTACCGACAAAGGCGAAAACGCCGCCGAGCGCATGGGCATGGCCCTGCAGGCGCAACTGGACCTGCGCGAAAAGCGCAAACCGGTCTACCACACCCTCGACCGGGCCATCGAAGCGCGAATGAAAGGCCTGGTGGCGGTCAGTCGCGAGGCCGCGCAGTTGCTGGCGCAACGAGGGCTGATGCCGGTGCCGGGCGGTTATACCTGGCGCACCGATAATCGTCTGACCCTGCCATCGCCGCTGCGCCTGACCGAGGAACAGGCGATGGCATTCGTTCAGCGCATCCAGTGTCCGGCGCACCTGGTGGTCGCGGCGGACGGCATGCTGGCCAGGCACCCGGCGCTGCTGGAGCGTCTACCCTTTAGCCGGGAACAGCTGCCGGGTGGGCATCATTTGCACCTGAACGACGAGGCCGGTGCCGACCTTGTCGCAGACTGTTTCAATCGGTTCTTCGCCATTCCTTGA
- a CDS encoding alpha/beta fold hydrolase: MSQPIFFAHANGFPSGTYGKLFAALAPEYRVAHLEQHAHDPRFPADDNWYNLVDELIHHLQQQDQPVWGVGHSFGGVLHLHAALRCPELYRGVVMLDSPVLTRTDQWVIRAAKRFGFIDRLTPAGRTLGRREEFADLDSARSYFAGKSLFRGFDPECFDAYLQHGLHKVGDKLRLRFDPATEISIYRGVPHTSPGRTRQLQVPLAVVRGHKSNVVMRHHTRFVSRLAQGEALSMPGGHMFPLERPQDTARLLKNLFNRWEARQDKDCA, from the coding sequence ATGTCGCAACCGATCTTTTTCGCCCACGCCAACGGGTTCCCCTCGGGCACCTATGGCAAGTTGTTCGCGGCGCTGGCGCCCGAGTACCGGGTCGCGCATCTGGAGCAGCATGCCCATGACCCGCGTTTCCCGGCGGATGACAACTGGTACAACCTGGTCGACGAGTTGATCCACCATTTGCAACAGCAGGATCAACCGGTGTGGGGTGTGGGTCATTCCTTCGGCGGCGTGTTGCACTTGCATGCGGCGCTGCGTTGCCCGGAACTGTATCGCGGCGTGGTCATGCTCGATTCGCCGGTGTTGACCCGCACTGACCAGTGGGTGATCCGCGCTGCCAAGCGTTTCGGATTCATCGACAGACTGACCCCGGCCGGGCGCACGCTGGGACGCCGTGAAGAGTTTGCCGATCTCGACAGCGCGCGCAGCTATTTTGCCGGCAAGAGCCTGTTTCGCGGTTTCGATCCGGAGTGCTTCGACGCCTACCTGCAACACGGTTTGCACAAGGTTGGCGACAAGCTGCGCCTGCGTTTCGATCCGGCCACCGAAATCAGCATCTATCGCGGCGTGCCGCACACCAGTCCCGGCCGCACGCGACAATTGCAGGTGCCACTGGCAGTGGTGCGCGGGCACAAGAGCAATGTGGTCATGCGCCATCACACCCGCTTCGTGTCGCGCCTTGCCCAGGGCGAGGCGTTGAGCATGCCCGGTGGCCACATGTTCCCGCTTGAGCGCCCGCAAGACACCGCACGCTTGCTGAAGAACCTGTTCAACCGTTGGGAAGCCCGTCAGGACAAGGATTGCGCATGA
- a CDS encoding hotdog fold thioesterase, producing the protein MTLWRTTPNIEQLNAIQKNTIGEVLDIRFESFDEESLTASMVIDHRTHQPYGLLHGGASVVLAETVGSMASYLCIDASKFYCVGLEINANHLRGLRSGRVTAVATPIHIGRTTHVWDIRLTSDEGKASCVSRLTMAVVPLGEQPPAR; encoded by the coding sequence ATGACCTTGTGGCGCACCACTCCGAACATCGAGCAGTTGAACGCAATCCAGAAAAACACCATCGGCGAAGTGCTGGATATCCGTTTCGAGTCCTTCGACGAGGAATCGCTGACGGCGAGCATGGTCATCGACCACCGCACCCACCAGCCTTACGGTCTGCTGCATGGCGGCGCCTCGGTGGTGCTGGCGGAAACCGTCGGCTCGATGGCCAGTTACCTGTGCATTGATGCCAGCAAGTTTTATTGCGTGGGGCTGGAGATCAACGCCAACCATTTGCGCGGCTTGCGCAGTGGGCGAGTGACAGCGGTGGCCACACCGATTCATATCGGCCGCACCACCCATGTCTGGGATATCCGCCTGACCAGCGATGAAGGCAAGGCCAGTTGTGTTTCGCGGTTGACCATGGCGGTGGTGCCGTTGGGCGAGCAGCCACCGGCGCGTTGA